The following are from one region of the Sorghum bicolor cultivar BTx623 chromosome 2, Sorghum_bicolor_NCBIv3, whole genome shotgun sequence genome:
- the LOC8056626 gene encoding uncharacterized protein LOC8056626 — protein MAEDMNVPDELVFPGLVVDVDALPGQNGVGAGVAGQNGVAGGVGAGVGAGAGVGAGAGAQRSAMRWTDVSSGFILRRMCQLIATGVRTDKGFKEVHLNQVARALQEFSGNEVTGTQIYNHLRKWRQKWIKISKLRELSGALWNEECSMIMLEEEHYNGHIKAHPKDAEYLNKPIQHFKEMQIIFGNGQATGKYAMGSNEALDTPSDFAESSLKTEVTEDTRGGKIEGTEPTKSEPGAGGKRKRSVLSEEDVVLLTGMTQAVNNVADAIRETKVEDSHLDLYDAVMFMPGFSDEAL, from the exons ATGGCTGAGGACATGAATGTCCCGGATGAGCTTGTGTTCCCTGGCCTTGTTGTCGATGTTGATGCTTTGCCTGGTCAGAATGGTGTTGGTGCTGGTGTTGCTGGTCAGAATGGTGTTGCTGGTGGTGTTGGTGCTGGTGTTGGCGCTGGGGCTGGTGTTGGCGCTGGGGCTGGTGCTCAAAGGAGTGCCATGAGGTGGACAGATGTGAGCTCTGGCTTTATCCTTCGCCGTATGTGCCAATTGATTGCAACTGGGGTGAGGACAGACAAAGGgttcaaggaggtccatctaaATCAGGTTGCTAGGGCACTTCAAGAATTTAGTGGAAATGAGGTGACTGGTACACAGATCTACAACCACTTGAGGAAGTGGAGGCAGAAATGGATTAAGATCTCCAAACTCAGGGAGCTTAGTGGTGCTTTGTGGAATGAGGAATGTTCCATGATCATGCTTGAAGAAGAGCACTACAATGGGCACATCAAG GCACACCCAAAAGATGCTGAATATCTTAACAAGCCCATTCAGCACTTTAAGGAGATGCAAATCATCTTTGGCAATGGCCAGGCAACTGGCAAATATGCTATGGGGTCTAATGAGGCTCTGGACACTCCCTCTGATTTTGCTGAAAGCTCACTGAAGACTGAGGTCACTGAAGATACTAGAGGTGGGAAGATAGAGGGAACTGAGCCAACTAAGTCTGAACCAGGTGCTGGAGGTAAGAGGAAGAGGTCAGTGTTGTCTGAGGAGGATGTTGTCCTCTTAACTGGGATGACTCAGGCAGTTAACAATGTTGCTGACGCCATTCGTGAAACTAAGGTTGAGGATTCCCACCTTGATTTGTATGATGCTGTCATGTTTATGCCTGGGTTCAGTGATGAGGCactgtga